Proteins encoded by one window of Lasioglossum baleicum chromosome 4, iyLasBale1, whole genome shotgun sequence:
- the LOC143208142 gene encoding uncharacterized protein LOC143208142 gives MADLVGDQRLIGHRLSRIVTNIKKRGKANITLGLLRTGHSSVQQLWADYVQGDSAIRIAARTDPELLDIPYFQDDEYEETHEIYMDQAAMLLDMISELEAAATVKEPSNSNSTAVETSPPRSRAVLPKMGLPLFEGQYKDWPSFRDLFTSLIINDKSLSPVERLHYLKACMKGSTTKLLKNVKTTSDNFQVAWDKLSTQFENPRRLVQAQIQLLASLAPMKRESAEEMKQLYDDTFDAIDALDNLGRPVTNAVDWIVELTVEGWDQQSQREWEDSLKKSKELPTLEQLKEFMEGRIQICERLEASSRAESSATKKSSVKSAKVHQVSKASPPVRHCSLCQEKHFILFCSKYQEKTPAERKEAARSLNLCFNCLGKHSSTECKSSKRCQKCEGKQHTTIHDAVTTAKETTSSVACVHHTSEPVSRNSSVLLSTARVAVSGTMGQGCLARSLIDPGSEVSLISESLAQRLGVKRRQARVPLLGVGGAKAKFTRGKTTLIISPHGGSKTRFEVPVYIIPELSQYRPRNLPALTSWPHVQGLQLADPGYHLADPVDILIGADSYNLILREGVKRGPPYTPVAQETALGWILTGGVESEDGSLAAGRAGVPVHHCNVDRELIEFLTRFWEQEEIDASIPETADDLRTEEHFLSTHRRQSDGRFMVRLPFNKPPELGDSRRIALRTLESLHGRLRRSDEFRRAYSEFLEVYESLGHMTTTHHPVSNKAYYLPHHGVWRKASTTTKLRVVFNGSMPSANGRTLNDFLLRGPNLLPNLADILLRWRRHAIVFSADIEKMYRQILIHPEDRKWQRILWRPEKEESVVDYELNTVTYGLACAPYLAIRCLRQLAKVEAQRYPLGSQAVLTDIYMDDVLTGADTVAEARRKQLELRELLMAGGFPLRKWAANSKELLDGLSNDERKGIVEWDSPVLHSVLGIEWFPTSDCFQVTSATSLSNSGYTKRSVLSCTAQLFDPLGWLAPVTIVAKVLIQSLWLLKVDWDTPLPEKEELMWQQFQQQLPALQTLRVPRWLGTRSSTQPLEIHGFADASERAYAAVVYSRTLNAEESTTVSLIVAKSKVAPLKRVSLPRLELCAAFLLARLVEHVIKVLDWREVDLHLWSDSSVTLSWIQGHPSRWPTYVANRVAEIQRMLPLAKWHHVRSAENPADCASRGLSPAELPKFELWWRGPEWLSSPGQLPAGTIPEANHEAEKLEVHHVTSRLDSNSCNLIERF, from the coding sequence ATGGCTGATCTTGTCGGAGATCAGCGACTTATCGGGCATCGACTCTCCCGAATCGTGACCAACATCAAGAAGAGGGGGAAGGCGAACATTACTCTGGGCCTGCTTCGGACCGGTCACTCATCCGTCCAACAACTCTGGGCCGATTACGTCCAGGGAGACTCTGCAATCAGAATCGCGGCTAGAACTGATCCTGAATTACTGGACATCCCCTATTTTCAGGACGATGAGTACGAGGAGACCCATGAAATTTATATGGATCAAGCTGCAATGCTTCTCGACATGATCTCCGAACTCGAAGCCGCTGCGACCGTTAAGGAAccgtctaattcaaactcaacggCTGTTGAGACGAGCCCTCCAAGGTCACGCGCGGTGTTACCAAAGATGGGTCTCCCCCTGTTCGAAGGTCAATACAAGGATTGGCCTTCATTTCGCGATCTGTTTACCTCGCTGATCATCAACGACAAGTCCTTGTCCCCGGTAGAGCGTCTTCATTATTTAAAAGCTTGTATGAAGGGCAGTACTACCAAGCTTCTCAAAAACGTGAAGACTACTTCGGACAACTTCCAAGTCGCCTGGGATAAGTTGAGTACTCAGTTCGAAAATCCTCGACGTCTCGTACAGGCTCAAATCCAATTGCTTGCTTCCCTGGCTCCCATGAAAAGGGAATCCGCTGAAGAGATGAAGCAACTGTACGACGACACGTTCGACGCCATCGACGCTCTCGATAACCTCGGTCGACCCGTCACCAACGCAGTCGACTGGATCGTCGAGTTGACAGTCGAGGGATGGGATCAACAGTCTCAGCGGGAATGGGAGGATTCTCTGAAGAAATCCAAGGAATTGCCAACCCTGGAACAACTGAAAGAATTCATGGAGGGTAGAATACAGATCTGTGAAAGGTTGGAGGCGTCATCTCGCGCTGAATCTTCCGCTACTAAGAAATCTTCTGTCAAGTCAGCTAAGGTCCATCAGGTGTCCAAGGCCAGCCCTCCGGTAAGACACTGCAGTCTCTGTCAGGAGAAGCACTTCATCCTGTTTTGCAGTAAATACCAGGAGAAGACGCCAGCCGAGAGGAAGGAGGCTGCACGTTCGCTTAACCTCTGTTTCAATTGCCTTGGGAAACATTCATCTACTGAATGCAAGTCATCTAAGAGGTGTCAGAAGTGTGAGGGGAAGCAGCATACCACGATCCACGATGCTGTCACCACCGCCAAGGAGACCACCTCTTCGGTAGCCTGCGTGCATCACACTTCCGAGCCCGTGAGTCGAAATTCCTCCGTTCTACTAAGTACTGCACGCGTCGCGGTTTCAGGCACCATGGGGCAAGGCTGCCTAGCTCGATCCCTCATAGATCCCGGCAGTGAAGTCTCGCTGATCTCAGAGTCGCTGGCTCAGCGGCTCGGCGTCAAAAGGAGGCAAGCTCGAGTTCCTCTTCTCGGCGTCGGAGGTGCCAAGGCGAAATTCACTCGGGGAAAAACCACGCTGATTATCTCTCCTCATGGTGGGAGCAAGACTCGATTCGAAGTCCCGGTATACATTATACCTGAACTTTCTCAGTACCGGCCTCGCAACCTACCTGCACTCACCTCTTGGCCACACGTCCAAGGATTGCAACTCGCCGATCCTGGGTATCATCTCGCCGACCCGGTTGACATCCTAATTGGTGCCGACTCCTACAACCTCATCCTCCGGGAGGGGGTCAAGCGAGGTCCACCATACACTCCTGTGGCACAGGAGACGGCTCTCGGCTGGATTCTCACTGGTGGAGTCGAATCGGAAGACGGCAGCCTTGCTGCTGGCAGGGCCGGAGTCCCTGTGCACCACTGCAATGTAGACCGAGAACTAATAGAATTTCTGACCAGGTTTTGGGAGCAGGAGGAGATCGATGCGTCCATCCCCGAGACTGCTGACGACCTACGGACTGAGGAGCATTTCCTGTCAACCCATCGTCGCCAATCTGATGGTCGGTTCATGGTACGCTTACCATTTAACAAACCTCCGGAACTGGGGGACTCTCGTCGCATCGCTCTTCGCACGCTGGAGTCTCTGCACGGCCGGTTGCGGCGATCTGACGAATTCCGAAGGGCTTACTCAGAGTTCTTGGAAGTCTATGAATCCCTGGGGCACATGACAACGACACACCATCCAGTTTCCAACAAGGCCTACTACCTCCCACATCATGGAGTGTGGCGAAAGGCCAGCACGACGACCAAGCTTAGGGTCGTCTTCAATGGATCGATGCCATCCGCCAATGGCAGGACGCTCAACGACTTCCTACTTCGGGGTCCGAATCTGCTTCCCAATCTGGCTGACATCCTCCTCCGGTGGCGACGGCACGCTATAGTCTTTTCCGCTGACATTGAAAAGATGTACCGTCAGATACTAATCCATCCTGAAGACCGGAAATGGCAACGGATCCTGTGGAGACCTGAAAAGGAAGAAAGTGTCGTTGACTACGAACTCAACACCGTCACCTACGGATTAGCGTGTGCACCCTACCTCGCTATCCGTTGCCTTCGCCAACTCGCCAAGGTAGAGGCGCAACGGTACCCACTCGGATCCCAGGCCGTACTGACAGACATCTACATGGATGACGTTCTCACCGGAGCAGACACAGTTGCCGAGGCTAGACGCAAACAACTGGAATTACGAGAACTCCTCATGGCGGGCGGATTCCCGCTGCGCAAATGGGCAGCCAATTCGAAGGAGCTTCTTGACGGACTCTCGAACGACGAGAGGAAGGGCATCGTCGAATGGGACTCTCCTGTACTCCACAGCGTATTAGGTATCGAATGGTTCCCTACCTCCGACTGCTTTCAGGTTACCTCTGCGACGTCTCTCAGCAACTCTGGGTACACCAAGCGCTCTGTGCTCAGTTGCACAGCACAGCTGTTCGACCCTCTTGGTTGGCTGGCTCCGGTTACGATCGTCGCCAAGGTGCTGATCCAATCGCTGTGGCTCCTGAAGGTCGACTGGGATACTCCTCTTCCAGAGAAGGAGGAGTTGATGTGGCAGCAGTTCCAGCAACAACTCCCGGCTCTGCAGACTCTCCGCGTCCCTCGTTGGCTCGGAACCCGCTCTTCGACGCAACCTCTGGAGATTCATGGATTCGCTGACGCATCCGAGCGAGCCTATGCTGCGGTGGTTTATTCGCGTACTCTCAACGCAGAGGAATCTACTACTGTATCTCTGATTGTAGCAAAATCCAAGGTGGCGCCGTTGAAGAGGGTTTCTCTGCCCAGACTGGAACTCTGTGCAGCTTTCCTGCTGGCCAGGCTCGTCGAGCACGTCATAAAGGTGCTCGATTGGCGAGAGGTCGATCTGCATCTGTGGTCTGACTCCTCGGTGACTCTCAGCTGGATCCAGGGACATCCCTCTCGATGGCCGACCTACGTTGCCAACCGTGTCGCAGAGATCCAGAGGATGTTACCACTAGCTAAATGGCACCACGTAAGAAGCGCCGAGAACCCAGCCGACTGCGCCTCCCGAGGGTTATCTCCAGCTGAGCTACCAAAGTTTGAGCTGTGGTGGCGAGGACCCGAATGGCTCTCGTCGCCAGGACAACTTCCAGCGGGAACTATCCCAGAGGCGAACCACGAGGCGGAGAAACTAGAAGTCCACCACGTGACCAGTAGATTGGACAGCAACTCTTGCAACTTAATCGAACGATTTTAG
- the LOC143208143 gene encoding uncharacterized protein LOC143208143: MHEVKLILLRLEQSAAFSEDITNLRKDKPVAAKSRLAKLCPFLDQAGVLRVGGRLQAANLAYDRTHPAILPDESPLAKLWVDAAHKQCLHGGTQLTLAALRQDCWILRGRHLVNSCIHRCPVCIRWKGQTAQPRMGNLPLARVTPSRPFSRSGIDYAGPIHLRSGRGRGQRNSKGYIAVFICLATKAVHLEAVSDGSTETFLAALRRFVSRRGRCLELYSDCGRNFIGANHEQRTLLRQSVQQGGGPFAAASTEGISWKFNPPSAPHFGGIWEAAVKSVKHHIRRVIGEQRLSFEELATLLTGIEACLNSRPLQPLSDDPEDPAALTPGHFLIGEPLLAIPEPNLDELPVSRLSRWQLVQQLRQHFWKRWSREYLNTLQTRVKWQKNKVLIKVGYLCLVKSEILPPTQWPLARVVQLHPGPDDSARVATVRTSTSQFLRPVHKLIPLLAPDDEENNAGSTPEVGLSNGSEP; the protein is encoded by the coding sequence ATGCATGAGGTCAAACTCATCCTACTACGACTAGAGCAGTCAGCGGCATTTTCGGAGGATATCACTAACCTTCGGAAAGATAAGCCCGTAGCAGCTAAAAGCAGACTGGCGAAACTCTGTCCCTTCTTGGATCAGGCCGGAGTGCTACGAGTCGGAGGCCGCCTACAAGCAGCCAATCTCGCTTACGACAGGACGCACCCAGCGATACTCCCCGACGAATCCCCTCTGGCTAAGTTGTGGGTCGATGCTGCACACAAACAATGCCTTCACGGGGGGACACAGCTCACACTGGCTGCGCTACGCCAGGACTGCTGGATCCTCAGAGGTCGCCATTTGGTAAATTCATGTATCCACCGTTGTCCAGTCTGTATACGCTGGAAAGGGCAAACAGCCCAACCTAGAATGGGAAATCTCCCATTAGCTCGAGTAACACCAAGTCGTCCCTTTTCCAGGTCCGGAATCGATTATGCAGGTCCAATACATCTTCGATCCGGTCGGGGTCGTGGCCAGCGCAATTCGAAGGGATACATCGCAGTTTTCATCTGTCTGGCCACTAAAGCCGTGCACCTGGAGGCTGTATCGGATGGATCCACCGAAACATTCTTAGCTGCGCTACGACGATTTGTTTCACGGCGAGGTCGTTGTTTGGAACTGTACAGCGACTGTGGACGTAACTTCATAGGCGCCAACCACGAGCAGCGCACCCTGCTGAGACAATCTGTGCAGCAGGGTGGGGGTCCATTCGCTGCAGCCTCCACGGAAGGCATCTCGTGGAAATTCAACCCCCCTTCCGCTCCACACTTTGGAGGGATCTGGGAAGCGGCGGTTAAATCGGTGAAGCATCACATTCGCAGGGTCATCGGCGAGCAGCGACTTTCCTTCGAGGAGCTGGCCACGCTCCTGACTGGTATCGAAGCTTGCCTTAATTCCAGACCTTTACAGCCGTTGTCAGATGATCCTGAGGATCCAGCAGCCCTAACTCCGGGGCACTTCTTGATCGGGGAACCTCTTCTTGCGATTCCAGAGCCCAACCTCGACGAACTTCCAGTATCTCGATTATCTCGGTGGCAGTTAGTCCAACAGCTGCGACAACACTTTTGGAAGCGCTGGTCTCGGGAGTATCTGAACACCCTACAAACCAGGGTCAAGTGGCAGAAAAACAAAGTCTTGATCAAGGTCGGATACCTATGCCTCGTCAAGAGTGAAATCTTACCTCCCACGCAATGGCCGCTCGCTCGAGTTGTTCAGCTACACCCTGGACCAGACGATTCTGCCCGAGTTGCCACGGTACGCACCTCGACTTCACAATTTCTCCGACCAGTGCATAAACTGATCCCTCTGTTGGCACCGGACGACGAGGAGAATAATGCTGGAAGTACTCCCGAGGTTGGACTCTCGAACGGCTCCGAGCCGTAA